One window of Methylococcus sp. EFPC2 genomic DNA carries:
- a CDS encoding ABC transporter substrate-binding protein — protein sequence MPLRTHGPLPPLPNPPSPGRRRALAALSALTLGGWLQGCTSHDPLRVAGHVWPGYELLFLARMLGWLENRPVRLVETLTATDSMHALQAGLVDGAALTLDEVLRVRAGGLAISVVAVLDISAGADVVLARPGIAALRDLSGLRIGVESSAAGALMLTAALEAGGLSPRDVQVSSQPVARHESVWESGQVDALVSYAPTSVRLEKTGAVRLYDSRSVPGLILDVLALTPRALQDKAEDVRTLVEAHFRALDYFRRSPQDAVRRMAPRLGVPAHDVYSVYKGLSLPDRSENLEWLGGNSPSLIQSASALSTLMVGSGLLSAEDALDSLAVPDFVAPEPL from the coding sequence ATGCCCCTCCGAACGCACGGGCCGCTGCCGCCCCTCCCCAACCCGCCGTCACCGGGCCGCCGCCGGGCCCTGGCGGCCCTGTCGGCCTTGACGCTCGGCGGATGGCTGCAGGGCTGCACTAGCCACGATCCGCTGCGCGTGGCCGGACATGTATGGCCGGGTTACGAACTCCTGTTTCTCGCGCGCATGTTGGGCTGGCTGGAAAACCGGCCCGTGCGGCTGGTCGAAACGCTCACCGCCACCGACTCCATGCATGCGCTCCAGGCCGGACTGGTGGACGGAGCGGCGCTCACCCTCGATGAAGTCTTGCGGGTACGGGCCGGAGGGCTGGCGATTTCAGTAGTGGCCGTGTTGGACATATCGGCCGGCGCGGACGTGGTGCTGGCCCGGCCCGGCATCGCCGCCCTGCGCGATCTGAGCGGTCTGCGCATCGGGGTGGAAAGCAGTGCCGCCGGCGCGCTGATGCTCACCGCGGCCCTGGAGGCGGGGGGATTGTCGCCGCGGGACGTGCAGGTGTCGTCTCAGCCGGTAGCCCGACACGAATCCGTCTGGGAGTCGGGCCAGGTGGATGCCTTGGTGAGCTATGCCCCGACCTCCGTCCGGCTGGAGAAAACCGGTGCGGTCCGCCTGTACGACAGCCGCAGCGTGCCCGGCCTGATATTGGACGTGCTGGCGCTCACACCACGAGCCCTCCAGGACAAGGCGGAAGACGTCCGCACCCTGGTCGAGGCACACTTCCGGGCGCTCGACTATTTTCGCCGCAGCCCGCAGGATGCGGTCCGCCGCATGGCGCCGCGGCTGGGCGTTCCGGCACATGACGTCTACTCGGTTTACAAGGGACTCAGCCTGCCCGACCGCTCGGAAAACCTCGAATGGCTCGGCGGCAACTCGCCGTCCCTCATCCAGTCGGCCAGCGCGCTTTCGACACTCATGGTCGGTAGCGGCCTCCTCAGCGCAGAAGACGCCCTGGACAGTCTCGCCGTTCCCGATTTCGTCGCCCCCGAACCCTTATGA
- a CDS encoding class I SAM-dependent methyltransferase encodes MPAPDCPLCHRSAEFYTADLRRSYFRCPDCGLVYADPASQLSPSAEKAVYDLHDNDPDDAGYRRFLGRLLPPLLERVKPGMEGLDYGCGPGPALARMLEEAGMPMVLYDPHYRPDSGALERTYDFVTCTETVEHFRRPAEDWTRLAALLKPGAWLAVMTQPVISRERFERWQYKNDPTHLAFYSAHTLRWLAERLGLASEQAARDIFLFKKPGPA; translated from the coding sequence ATGCCCGCGCCCGACTGCCCGCTGTGTCACCGCTCCGCGGAGTTCTATACGGCGGACCTGCGGCGGAGCTATTTTCGCTGCCCCGACTGCGGACTGGTCTATGCCGACCCGGCAAGCCAGCTGAGCCCCTCGGCGGAAAAAGCCGTCTACGACCTGCACGATAACGATCCTGACGACGCCGGTTATCGTCGCTTCCTCGGCCGCTTGCTGCCACCGCTGCTCGAACGTGTAAAACCCGGCATGGAAGGGCTGGACTATGGCTGCGGACCGGGTCCGGCGCTGGCGCGGATGCTGGAAGAAGCGGGCATGCCCATGGTTCTGTACGACCCGCATTATCGGCCGGACAGCGGCGCCCTCGAACGGACGTATGACTTTGTCACCTGCACCGAAACCGTGGAGCATTTCCGCCGGCCTGCCGAAGATTGGACGCGGCTGGCCGCCTTGCTCAAACCCGGCGCCTGGCTGGCCGTGATGACCCAACCGGTCATCAGCCGCGAGCGCTTCGAGCGCTGGCAATACAAGAACGATCCCACCCACCTTGCCTTTTACAGCGCGCACACGCTCCGCTGGCTGGCGGAACGCTTAGGCCTCGCAAGCGAGCAAGCCGCGCGGGACATCTTCCTGTTCAAAAAGCCGGGGCCGGCCTGA
- a CDS encoding ATP-binding protein produces the protein MREMRVFVFTATSVTEERAFVRRLFARLRWEFRGIVELRPEFRAERTYFSPDEISAAALAAAEVGVFVFFGAGHPFVGEALTGCDQFVYRLASAPNLPHAPPRSAVDQRAESHPGGARGRGAVLRAFDSLADLEDSLLRDLRLWLTVRLGPCAGAGRTAFAPYPGLRPFELDDASLYYGRTRAVHEALEELRTQAEKGVPCLLIHGASGVGKSSLARAGLLPALFCDGPISGWRYALLSPGARGGADVFDELASCLLASDALPEFAGDYGSGALAEALRRYPDVLIPALRTTWERIARPAVDESGEAKLVLLIDPLDTMLDTHRVPLETRHRFARALSALANSGLVWIVATVRSDYDDVLAGDSDWRHWLGDSGHYWLPPPTRQELRQMIDLPGERAGMVFEDDPETGKPLNELLAYYVIREPLVFPVLGKVLERLYLECRDEGVVRARAYRDLGGFPGTLAAQAGALPGGMAGEWRDALFSYLVSYGIGQTERPTRRRALFRELPRSRQMAALVEALVGARLLCAHSSEQGPALTLVHEALLGHWSVLRLWVENHRGFMRVRDGVASALVQWQQHARDATLLLPNGEFLRQARRWARGAPACFSKEQAEYLERSYRVARSRRLKRYALAGVLLLSVLVPVCSAYWGTPQRFWSSSHRMTAWLK, from the coding sequence ATGAGGGAGATGCGCGTTTTCGTGTTTACCGCGACCTCCGTTACGGAGGAAAGGGCATTCGTCAGGCGTTTATTCGCCCGATTGAGGTGGGAGTTTCGCGGCATCGTCGAACTGCGGCCGGAATTTCGTGCGGAGCGCACCTATTTTTCGCCGGACGAAATCAGTGCGGCTGCGCTTGCAGCGGCGGAGGTCGGCGTATTCGTCTTCTTCGGCGCCGGGCATCCGTTTGTCGGCGAGGCGCTTACCGGGTGCGACCAGTTCGTCTACCGTCTCGCGTCGGCCCCGAACCTGCCGCATGCTCCACCGCGGAGTGCCGTGGATCAACGGGCGGAAAGCCATCCCGGCGGCGCGAGAGGGCGGGGCGCGGTCCTCCGGGCGTTCGATTCTCTGGCCGACCTGGAAGACAGCCTGCTTCGCGACCTCCGGCTGTGGTTGACCGTCCGGCTGGGGCCGTGTGCGGGGGCGGGCCGGACGGCCTTCGCCCCTTATCCGGGATTGCGGCCTTTCGAACTCGACGACGCGAGCTTGTACTACGGGCGTACCCGCGCCGTGCACGAAGCGCTGGAAGAATTGCGCACGCAGGCGGAGAAAGGCGTGCCTTGCCTGCTGATCCATGGCGCGAGCGGAGTCGGCAAGTCCTCGCTGGCCCGCGCCGGTCTTTTGCCGGCCCTGTTCTGCGACGGGCCGATCAGCGGCTGGCGTTATGCCTTGCTGAGTCCCGGCGCTCGGGGCGGGGCGGATGTGTTCGACGAACTTGCATCCTGTCTGCTCGCGAGTGACGCCCTGCCCGAATTCGCGGGGGATTACGGCTCCGGCGCGCTGGCGGAAGCCTTGCGCCGCTACCCCGATGTGCTCATCCCGGCCCTGCGGACTACGTGGGAGCGCATCGCCCGGCCCGCGGTGGATGAATCCGGCGAGGCGAAACTGGTACTGCTCATCGATCCGCTGGATACGATGCTGGATACCCATAGGGTACCGCTGGAAACCCGCCACCGTTTCGCCCGGGCATTGTCCGCCTTGGCCAACAGCGGCCTGGTCTGGATCGTCGCGACCGTGCGCAGCGATTACGACGATGTGCTGGCGGGCGATTCCGATTGGCGCCATTGGCTCGGTGACTCCGGGCATTACTGGCTGCCTCCGCCCACGCGCCAGGAACTCCGGCAGATGATAGACCTGCCGGGGGAGCGCGCCGGCATGGTCTTCGAAGACGACCCCGAGACCGGCAAACCGCTGAACGAACTCCTGGCTTATTACGTAATTCGGGAGCCGCTGGTGTTCCCCGTACTCGGCAAGGTACTGGAGCGTCTTTACCTCGAATGCCGGGACGAAGGCGTGGTCCGCGCCCGCGCCTATCGCGACTTGGGTGGCTTTCCCGGGACACTCGCCGCGCAGGCGGGCGCCTTGCCGGGCGGCATGGCCGGGGAATGGCGGGATGCCTTGTTTTCCTATCTGGTGAGTTATGGCATAGGGCAGACCGAACGGCCCACGCGTCGGCGCGCCTTGTTTCGGGAGCTGCCCCGCAGCCGGCAAATGGCCGCCCTGGTCGAAGCCTTGGTCGGCGCCCGCCTGCTATGCGCGCATAGCTCGGAGCAGGGCCCGGCGTTGACGCTGGTTCATGAAGCCCTGCTGGGGCACTGGTCCGTGCTGAGGCTATGGGTCGAGAATCATCGCGGCTTCATGCGGGTGCGCGATGGCGTGGCGTCGGCGCTGGTGCAATGGCAGCAGCATGCGCGCGACGCCACCCTGCTCCTGCCCAACGGCGAGTTCCTGAGGCAGGCGAGGCGTTGGGCGCGCGGCGCCCCGGCCTGCTTCAGCAAGGAGCAGGCGGAGTACTTGGAGCGTTCGTACCGGGTCGCCCGGTCGCGTAGGCTGAAACGCTACGCGCTGGCCGGCGTCCTGCTTCTGTCGGTGCTGGTGCCGGTCTGTTCGGCATATTGGGGCACACCGCAGCGCTTCTGGTCATCGTCCCACCGGATGACCGCCTGGTTGAAGTAA
- the pgl gene encoding 6-phosphogluconolactonase, giving the protein MTTETLILPDAEAVAAEAAERFAALLSAHPGERFSLALSGGSTPQRLHRLLTQTPWIERIDWSRVHIFLADERQVPHDHPDSNYRMARETLLDHVPIPPDQIHPVPTAGAKPAEDALAYADELAAYFGSDAPAFDLILLGMGPDGHTASLFPGHTWPQGGTVIGVENSPKPPPRRISLSLEFINRARNVLFLVTGADKAEAVARVFSEGHGEGALPAGRIQPAGKLVWLLDQAAAARHAA; this is encoded by the coding sequence ATGACGACGGAAACACTGATTCTGCCCGATGCCGAGGCGGTCGCTGCGGAAGCGGCCGAACGTTTCGCCGCACTGCTCTCGGCTCATCCGGGCGAGCGCTTCAGCCTCGCCCTGTCCGGCGGCTCGACGCCGCAACGCTTGCACCGGCTGCTGACGCAAACACCGTGGATCGAGCGCATAGACTGGTCGCGCGTGCATATTTTCCTGGCCGACGAGCGCCAGGTGCCGCACGATCATCCCGACAGCAACTACCGCATGGCGCGGGAAACGCTGCTGGATCACGTACCCATCCCGCCGGACCAGATCCACCCCGTTCCGACCGCGGGCGCCAAGCCGGCCGAGGACGCGCTAGCCTATGCGGACGAATTGGCGGCTTATTTCGGGTCCGACGCACCGGCTTTCGATTTGATCCTGTTGGGCATGGGGCCGGACGGCCACACCGCCTCGCTCTTTCCCGGCCACACCTGGCCCCAAGGCGGCACGGTGATCGGCGTGGAGAACTCGCCCAAGCCGCCGCCGCGGCGCATCAGCCTGAGCCTGGAATTCATCAACCGGGCTCGCAACGTCCTGTTCCTGGTGACCGGCGCGGACAAGGCGGAAGCGGTTGCACGGGTATTCAGCGAAGGGCACGGTGAGGGCGCATTGCCCGCCGGCCGCATCCAGCCGGCCGGAAAACTGGTCTGGCTGCTGGACCAGGCCGCCGCGGCGCGCCACGCCGCCTGA
- the pgi gene encoding glucose-6-phosphate isomerase encodes MPQLTHKPAWLALQEEFRETSKLHMRDLFAHEPGRFQRFSLQLGDLLFDFSKNRITDQTFRILVDLAHETDVKARIESMFRGDRINVTENRAVLHVALRNRSQRPIRVDGHDVMPEVNRVLQKMRHFSESLRSHEWRGYTGKPISNVVNIGIGGSDLGPKMVVKALTPFHKVGLKVHFVSNVDEADLMEVVRELDQETTLFIVASKTFTTQETMTNAHSARDWFLAKARDEDAIARHFVAVSTNAERVAQFGIDTANMFEFWDWVGGRYSLWSAIGLPIAVAIGMDHFEELLAGAHQVDEHFRVEPFERNIPVVMALLGIWYNNFFDAQSQAILPYDQYLEHLPAYLQQADMESDGKTVDLDGCPIDYSTGPVIFGQPGTNGQHAFYQLIHQGSKLIPCDFLAAARSHHDLGAHHAILLSNFLAQPEAMMRGKSRDQARAELEEEGVTGEVLDRLSMARAFPGNRPSNAILYRQLDPHTLGMLIALYEHKIFVQGAIWNINSFDQMGVELGKQLARSILGELEDDKPVEGHDSSTNGLINHYKRLR; translated from the coding sequence ATGCCTCAACTCACCCACAAGCCGGCTTGGTTGGCTCTGCAGGAGGAATTTCGGGAAACCTCCAAGCTGCATATGAGGGATTTGTTCGCTCACGAACCGGGGCGCTTTCAGCGTTTTTCCCTGCAGCTCGGCGATTTGCTGTTCGACTTTTCCAAGAACCGCATCACCGACCAGACATTCCGCATCCTCGTCGACTTGGCCCATGAGACCGATGTGAAAGCCCGGATCGAGTCGATGTTCCGCGGCGACCGCATCAATGTGACGGAAAACCGGGCCGTCTTGCATGTCGCCCTGCGCAACCGCTCTCAGCGCCCCATACGGGTCGACGGCCATGACGTGATGCCCGAAGTGAACCGCGTCCTGCAGAAGATGCGGCATTTCAGCGAGTCCTTGCGCTCGCACGAATGGCGAGGCTATACGGGCAAGCCCATTTCCAACGTGGTCAACATCGGCATCGGCGGCTCCGATCTCGGCCCCAAGATGGTGGTCAAGGCCCTGACCCCTTTCCACAAGGTCGGGCTGAAGGTGCATTTCGTTTCCAACGTGGACGAAGCCGACCTGATGGAAGTCGTCCGTGAACTGGATCAGGAAACCACGCTGTTCATCGTGGCCTCCAAGACCTTCACCACCCAGGAGACCATGACCAACGCGCATTCCGCGCGCGACTGGTTCCTCGCCAAGGCGCGCGACGAAGACGCCATCGCCCGTCATTTCGTGGCGGTTTCCACCAACGCCGAGCGGGTGGCGCAGTTCGGCATCGACACGGCCAACATGTTCGAGTTCTGGGATTGGGTCGGCGGACGCTACTCGCTGTGGTCGGCGATCGGCCTGCCCATCGCCGTAGCGATAGGCATGGACCACTTCGAGGAGCTTTTGGCCGGTGCCCATCAGGTCGACGAGCATTTCCGGGTCGAACCCTTCGAGCGCAACATCCCGGTGGTCATGGCTTTGCTGGGCATCTGGTACAACAACTTCTTCGACGCACAGAGCCAGGCCATCCTGCCTTACGATCAATATCTGGAGCATCTGCCGGCCTATCTGCAGCAGGCCGACATGGAGAGCGACGGCAAGACCGTCGACCTGGACGGCTGCCCCATCGATTACAGCACCGGCCCGGTGATCTTCGGCCAGCCCGGGACCAACGGGCAGCATGCGTTCTACCAGCTCATCCACCAGGGCAGCAAACTGATACCCTGCGATTTCCTCGCCGCCGCCCGCAGCCATCACGACCTGGGGGCGCACCACGCCATCCTGCTGTCCAACTTCCTGGCCCAGCCGGAAGCCATGATGCGCGGCAAGTCGCGCGACCAGGCGCGCGCCGAATTGGAAGAGGAGGGCGTCACCGGCGAGGTGCTGGACCGGCTGTCCATGGCGCGCGCGTTTCCCGGCAACCGCCCCTCCAACGCCATCCTCTACCGCCAGCTCGACCCGCACACTTTAGGGATGCTGATCGCACTGTACGAACACAAGATCTTCGTCCAGGGCGCGATTTGGAACATCAACTCCTTCGACCAGATGGGCGTGGAACTGGGCAAACAGCTCGCGCGCAGCATCCTGGGGGAGCTGGAAGACGACAAGCCGGTGGAAGGCCACGACTCGTCCACCAACGGCCTGATCAATCACTACAAACGACTGCGCTGA
- the argH gene encoding argininosuccinate lyase, whose protein sequence is MSSAHKPWGGRFTESTDAFVEAFTASVDFDQRLAPYDIQGSIAHATMLERIGLLTPKDLEAIVKGLEKIRDEIERGDFHWAVQLEDVHMNIEARLTDRIGDAGKRLHTGRSRNDQVATDVRLYLRAEIDLIRSELVRLQTALIDLAEREADTILPGFTHLQVAQPITFGHHLLAWNEMLERDRERLADCRKRVNVMPLGAAALAGTSYPLDRELTAELLGFSRPSANSLDAVSDRDFAIEFAAAASLIMMHLSRFSEELILWTSAQFGFIDLPDKFCTGSSIMPQKKNPDVPELVRGKSGRVYGHLVGLLTLMKSQPLAYNKDNQEDKEPLFDTVDTLKHCLRAFADMMPHVAPRRAAMLESARKGYATATDLADYLVRKGVPFRDAHEIVGKAVRLGVESGRDLSEIALDELQQFSAHIADDVFEVLTLEGSVAARDIIGGTAPKRVREAAGKARKRLQAA, encoded by the coding sequence ATGAGCAGCGCACACAAACCCTGGGGAGGTCGTTTCACCGAGTCGACCGACGCCTTCGTCGAAGCCTTCACTGCCTCGGTAGACTTCGATCAGCGCCTGGCGCCCTACGACATTCAGGGCTCCATCGCCCATGCCACCATGCTGGAGCGCATCGGTCTGCTCACCCCTAAGGACCTGGAGGCCATCGTCAAGGGTCTGGAAAAAATCCGCGACGAGATCGAGCGCGGCGACTTCCATTGGGCCGTCCAACTGGAAGACGTGCACATGAACATCGAGGCTAGGCTGACCGACCGCATCGGCGACGCCGGCAAGAGGCTGCACACCGGCCGCTCGCGCAACGATCAAGTCGCGACCGACGTGCGCCTGTATTTGCGGGCCGAGATCGACCTGATTCGGTCCGAACTGGTCCGCCTGCAGACTGCATTGATCGACCTGGCCGAGCGCGAGGCGGATACCATCCTGCCGGGCTTCACCCATCTGCAGGTTGCCCAGCCCATCACCTTCGGCCATCACCTACTGGCCTGGAACGAAATGCTGGAGCGCGACCGCGAAAGGCTGGCCGACTGCCGCAAGCGGGTCAACGTCATGCCCCTGGGCGCGGCGGCCCTGGCAGGCACCAGTTACCCGCTGGACCGCGAGCTGACCGCGGAACTGCTGGGATTCTCGCGTCCTTCGGCCAACTCCCTGGACGCGGTCAGCGACCGCGATTTCGCTATCGAATTCGCCGCCGCGGCCAGCCTGATCATGATGCATTTGTCGCGCTTCTCCGAGGAGCTCATCCTCTGGACCAGCGCCCAGTTCGGTTTCATCGACCTGCCCGACAAGTTCTGCACCGGCTCGTCCATCATGCCGCAGAAGAAAAACCCGGACGTGCCCGAACTGGTGCGCGGCAAGTCCGGCCGGGTGTATGGCCATCTGGTCGGCCTGTTGACCCTGATGAAGAGCCAGCCGTTGGCTTACAACAAGGATAACCAGGAGGACAAGGAGCCGCTGTTCGACACCGTCGACACGCTCAAACACTGCCTGCGCGCCTTCGCCGACATGATGCCGCACGTGGCGCCCCGACGGGCCGCCATGCTGGAGTCAGCGCGCAAGGGGTATGCGACCGCGACTGATCTGGCGGATTATCTGGTGCGCAAGGGCGTGCCCTTCCGCGACGCCCACGAAATCGTCGGCAAGGCCGTGCGTCTCGGGGTGGAAAGCGGCCGGGATCTTTCGGAAATCGCGCTGGACGAGTTGCAGCAATTTTCTGCACACATCGCCGACGACGTGTTCGAGGTACTGACCCTGGAAGGCTCGGTGGCGGCCCGCGACATCATCGGAGGAACCGCGCCGAAACGCGTGCGGGAAGCGGCCGGGAAAGCGCGCAAGCGGCTGCAAGCGGCCTAG
- a CDS encoding exosortase system-associated protein, TIGR04073 family has translation MKQFRTLTLATAFALMTLASGAQADSAQKFGRGLAGMTCGVLELPGNIVKETRAKGPIGIPVGLALGVGMIVTRELVGVYEFLTAPFPVPPGFRPILSPEYPWDYFK, from the coding sequence ATGAAGCAATTTCGCACTTTGACCCTGGCGACCGCGTTCGCCCTGATGACCCTGGCTAGCGGCGCGCAGGCCGACTCCGCGCAAAAGTTCGGCCGCGGCCTGGCCGGCATGACCTGCGGTGTCCTGGAACTGCCCGGCAACATCGTCAAGGAAACGCGGGCCAAAGGCCCGATAGGCATACCCGTCGGCCTGGCCTTGGGCGTGGGCATGATCGTGACCCGCGAACTGGTCGGGGTTTACGAATTCCTCACCGCCCCGTTTCCCGTGCCACCCGGCTTTCGCCCTATCCTGAGCCCCGAGTATCCCTGGGACTATTTCAAATAA
- a CDS encoding CDGSH iron-sulfur domain-containing protein — MSEPLSPQKAPYGIELEAGKYWWCACGRSAKQPFCDGSHKGTEFTPVAFELTETKQVWLCGCKHTHNRPFCDGTHAKL, encoded by the coding sequence ATGAGCGAACCCCTCTCGCCTCAAAAAGCCCCTTACGGAATCGAGTTGGAAGCCGGCAAGTACTGGTGGTGTGCCTGCGGCCGTTCGGCCAAGCAACCGTTTTGCGACGGATCGCACAAAGGCACGGAATTCACCCCGGTCGCCTTCGAGCTGACGGAAACCAAGCAGGTTTGGCTCTGCGGTTGCAAACACACCCACAACCGACCCTTTTGCGACGGTACTCACGCAAAACTGTGA
- a CDS encoding NTP transferase domain-containing protein: MITEPINGLVPAVPVGLLLAAGSGSRFGADKLQQSLPNGLWLAQQACRNLVLGIGRVVAAVRSESELAERLRAEGAEVVVCAEAEGGMGISLACGVRHAWGAGGWLIALADMPWIEPETIRSVAGALRSGAPIAAPVFEGRRGHPVGFGREFGARLAALQGDEGAKSLLRAHADQLRSIACRDPGILRDVDVPADLPEGSSGREYA, encoded by the coding sequence ATGATCACTGAACCCATAAATGGACTTGTCCCGGCCGTACCGGTCGGTCTGTTGCTGGCGGCAGGCTCCGGCAGCCGCTTCGGCGCGGACAAGTTGCAGCAGTCCCTGCCGAACGGCTTATGGCTGGCCCAGCAGGCCTGCCGCAACCTGGTGCTGGGCATAGGCCGTGTCGTCGCCGCGGTGCGCAGCGAATCCGAACTGGCCGAACGGTTGCGGGCCGAGGGGGCGGAGGTGGTCGTCTGCGCGGAGGCGGAGGGCGGTATGGGGATCAGCCTGGCCTGCGGAGTGCGGCATGCATGGGGAGCCGGCGGGTGGCTCATCGCCCTGGCGGACATGCCCTGGATCGAACCCGAGACGATACGCAGCGTCGCGGGTGCCCTTCGGTCGGGCGCTCCGATCGCCGCGCCGGTGTTTGAGGGGCGGCGCGGCCATCCGGTCGGCTTCGGCCGCGAATTTGGAGCCCGGCTTGCGGCACTGCAGGGCGACGAAGGCGCGAAAAGCCTGCTGCGCGCGCACGCCGACCAGTTGCGATCGATCGCTTGCCGAGACCCGGGCATTCTGCGCGACGTGGACGTTCCGGCCGATTTGCCCGAGGGATCGAGTGGTCGCGAGTACGCCTAG
- a CDS encoding DVUA0089 family protein gives MNMKSLALATSLLAFGLGAANSAQAAVSYEDLTNDNSSPTLENSQFLGDLDINESVNLFGVRGSVNVFGVQVNDDDRADFYSFTAGAGQLLTIEVHTPDGPQLNDDPIVGLFSDDGTLLEFADNGGAGYDSLLTWTTPAFGTYFVAVSGHGDSGFNSGDGDTDFFYNLTVSSTALVPVPAAISLFAPGLLGLAAFARKRRA, from the coding sequence ATGAATATGAAATCGCTTGCCCTGGCGACGAGCCTGCTGGCGTTCGGCCTGGGTGCCGCCAACTCGGCGCAGGCCGCCGTTTCCTATGAAGATCTGACCAACGACAACTCATCGCCAACCCTGGAAAATTCGCAGTTCCTGGGCGATCTCGACATTAACGAAAGCGTCAATTTGTTCGGCGTCCGCGGCAGCGTCAACGTATTCGGCGTACAGGTCAACGACGACGACAGAGCGGATTTTTATAGTTTCACTGCCGGTGCCGGCCAACTCCTGACCATCGAGGTTCACACGCCGGATGGCCCCCAACTCAATGACGATCCGATCGTGGGCTTGTTTTCTGACGATGGCACCTTGTTGGAGTTCGCCGACAATGGCGGCGCCGGTTATGACTCCCTGCTGACGTGGACCACACCCGCCTTCGGAACTTATTTCGTGGCGGTCAGCGGTCACGGCGACTCAGGCTTCAATTCTGGAGACGGCGACACGGACTTCTTCTACAACCTGACCGTAAGTTCCACGGCGCTCGTTCCTGTGCCGGCCGCCATTTCCCTTTTCGCGCCCGGTCTGCTGGGTCTCGCCGCGTTCGCCCGCAAACGTCGGGCCTAG
- a CDS encoding DMT family transporter, whose product MTTVHLPPRRLVDSAPLSGSLLVALAAFGFSAKAVLVKLAYGHQVDAVTLLAMRMAFSLPFFLLMALWRRPAGGAGGISAADGWAVIGLGLLGYYLASWLDFWGLEFISAGLERLILFLYPTLVVLLSWLMLGRAIAGREVVALVLSYIGIALVVYRQITTGSADLILGAALVFGSAVAYALYLLGSHGVIARLGATRFTAYAMTAASGACLVQFALTRPLSALFVDAPVYALALAMAIFSTVLPSLLLSLGIQRIGASRAALVGSLGPVATIALAHVFLGEVLSREQSLGALLVIAGVLWAGRGKN is encoded by the coding sequence ATGACCACCGTCCATCTCCCTCCCCGCCGCTTAGTCGACAGTGCCCCCTTGAGTGGCAGTCTGCTCGTGGCCCTGGCCGCTTTCGGTTTCTCGGCGAAAGCCGTATTGGTCAAGCTGGCTTATGGCCATCAGGTCGATGCCGTGACGCTACTGGCCATGCGCATGGCGTTTTCGCTGCCGTTTTTTCTGCTCATGGCCTTGTGGCGCCGGCCCGCAGGCGGGGCTGGCGGGATATCCGCCGCGGACGGATGGGCGGTGATCGGTCTCGGGCTGTTGGGTTATTACCTCGCGAGCTGGCTGGATTTCTGGGGCCTCGAGTTCATCTCCGCCGGTCTCGAGCGCTTGATACTGTTTCTTTACCCCACTCTGGTCGTGCTGCTGTCCTGGCTGATGCTGGGGCGCGCGATAGCGGGACGGGAGGTCGTCGCGCTGGTCCTCAGCTATATCGGGATAGCGCTGGTCGTCTATCGGCAGATCACGACCGGATCAGCCGATCTGATCCTCGGCGCCGCGCTGGTTTTCGGCAGCGCGGTCGCCTACGCGCTTTATCTCCTGGGCAGTCACGGGGTCATCGCCAGATTGGGCGCCACCCGCTTCACCGCCTATGCGATGACGGCGGCGAGCGGAGCCTGTTTGGTCCAGTTCGCGCTGACGCGTCCGCTCTCGGCCCTGTTCGTGGATGCGCCGGTTTACGCGCTGGCTCTCGCCATGGCGATCTTCTCGACCGTCCTGCCGTCCCTGCTGTTGTCCTTGGGCATACAGCGCATCGGCGCCAGCCGGGCCGCCCTGGTCGGCAGCCTAGGCCCCGTGGCGACCATCGCCCTGGCCCATGTGTTCCTGGGCGAAGTCCTGAGCCGGGAGCAAAGCTTGGGCGCGCTGCTGGTCATCGCCGGTGTGCTGTGGGCCGGCCGCGGAAAAAATTGA
- a CDS encoding rhodanese-like domain-containing protein, which translates to MSLIKTLNPKQAYDAVRAQPNAVLLDVRDRIEFAFVGHPKGAVNIPWKDAPDWKPNPNFVDEVRQRIANPDTPIFLLCRSGQRSLDAAKALATAGYLDLSNIDEGFEGPLDADKHRGTLGGWRFYGLPWEQN; encoded by the coding sequence ATGTCGCTCATCAAAACATTGAATCCCAAGCAGGCCTACGACGCGGTGCGGGCCCAACCCAACGCCGTGCTGCTGGACGTGCGCGACCGCATCGAGTTCGCCTTCGTCGGCCATCCCAAGGGGGCGGTCAATATTCCCTGGAAGGATGCGCCGGACTGGAAGCCCAATCCGAATTTCGTCGACGAGGTGCGCCAGCGCATCGCCAATCCCGACACGCCCATTTTCCTGCTCTGCCGCAGCGGCCAGCGTTCGCTGGATGCGGCCAAGGCGCTGGCGACTGCGGGTTATCTGGATCTGAGCAATATCGACGAAGGTTTCGAAGGCCCCCTGGATGCCGACAAGCACCGCGGCACCCTGGGCGGGTGGCGCTTTTATGGCTTGCCTTGGGAGCAGAATTGA